One window from the genome of Faecalibacterium sp. HTF-F encodes:
- a CDS encoding deoxyguanosinetriphosphate triphosphohydrolase has translation MNVRQRTEEIERMTFAPWATFSDQSRGRMVQEEQDPIRPVFQRDRDRVLHCKAFRRLKQKTQVFLSPEGDLYRTRLTHTLEVSQIARTIARALRLNEDLTEAISLAHDLGHTPFGHAGEQALNELCPDGFKHYMQSLRVVDRLEKDGRGLNLTWEVRNGIVTHTKGTWAATPEGRIVRMADQIAFVNHDIEDAVRAGVLDPDILPKECTAVLGRTKSARITTMINSILANSEGDVKVGTEENEAFLALRDFMYATVYVDRSAKREEQKVGKVIEELYEYYLSHIDQMSNFYVQLAYQEGRERAVTDYISGMSDEFAIRTFEEIFVPQKWHVL, from the coding sequence ATGAATGTACGACAGCGCACGGAAGAGATCGAACGTATGACCTTTGCACCATGGGCGACCTTCAGCGACCAGAGCAGGGGGAGAATGGTGCAGGAGGAACAGGACCCGATCAGGCCGGTGTTCCAGCGCGACCGTGACCGGGTGCTGCACTGCAAGGCCTTCCGCCGCCTCAAGCAGAAAACGCAGGTATTTCTCTCGCCGGAAGGAGATCTGTACCGGACCCGGCTGACCCATACGCTGGAAGTTTCACAGATCGCCCGTACCATTGCCCGGGCCCTGCGGCTCAACGAGGATCTGACTGAGGCCATCAGTCTGGCCCATGATCTGGGGCATACGCCCTTTGGACATGCGGGTGAGCAGGCGTTGAACGAGCTCTGCCCGGATGGCTTCAAGCACTATATGCAGAGCCTGCGTGTGGTGGACAGGCTGGAAAAGGACGGAAGGGGCCTGAACCTGACATGGGAGGTGCGCAACGGCATCGTGACCCACACCAAGGGGACGTGGGCGGCAACGCCGGAGGGACGCATCGTGCGCATGGCCGACCAGATCGCCTTTGTGAACCATGATATCGAGGATGCCGTTCGTGCCGGGGTGCTGGACCCGGACATTCTGCCCAAAGAGTGCACGGCTGTGCTGGGCAGGACCAAATCTGCCCGCATCACCACAATGATCAACAGCATTCTGGCCAACAGCGAAGGCGATGTGAAGGTGGGCACAGAGGAAAACGAGGCTTTCCTCGCGTTGCGCGACTTCATGTACGCTACGGTGTATGTGGACCGGAGCGCCAAGCGGGAGGAGCAGAAGGTGGGCAAGGTGATCGAAGAGCTGTATGAGTACTACCTGAGCCACATCGATCAGATGTCCAACTTTTATGTCCAGCTGGCCTATCAGGAGGGCAGAGAGCGTGCCGTCACCGACTACATCAGCGGCATGAGCGATGAATTTGCCATCCGGACCTTTGAGGAAATTTTTGTGCCGCAGAAATGGCATGTGTTGTAA
- the dnaG gene encoding DNA primase: MIPHEYIEELTRRTDIVELVGSYVQLKRKGRLYGGLCPFHSEKTPSFYVYPDTQSFYCFGCQAAGDAISFVRKINSIDYPEAVKLLAARAGMPEPQEDDKTGRMRSRILSMNKEAARFFHACLNSTVEEARQARAYWRRRGLDDKTIARFGLGYAPDDGQALYLYLRDKGYNQQELDASGLFKRSQSGRIYCLFWKRVMTPIFDLRGNIIAFGGRVLDDSKPKYVNSPETLVYHKSETVFALQIAKRSAVRRFVLCEGYMDVISMHQAGIDTAVCACGTALTPEQVRLISEYADEVILSYDSDEAGQKATLRSLELFRNSPVKVGVLQIPGAKDPDEYIKKYGAERFKALLDGVGNALDFRLGRLRSQYDLAQDAQRLEYVKEALNMLAERSNPTEQEVYAGRLAEETNISKTAIMTQLETAVKKAGNRRRWEKRQQVLKSGEMNQIKLPYSAGGSQALGIASAQQRLLAAILREPQYLKLAEKELLPEQFIQPQQKELYEAMLRCSREGIELNLTTLRAYVSEEALNELSRFAAQYSEVNCTPDDIRLYLDRIARGMPVAGKAAHMSNEELSDYLQSMREKKQGSVPVEE; this comes from the coding sequence ATGATCCCACACGAATACATTGAGGAACTGACCCGCCGCACCGACATTGTGGAGCTGGTGGGCAGCTATGTGCAGCTCAAGCGCAAAGGGCGGCTGTACGGCGGTCTGTGTCCCTTCCACAGCGAGAAAACGCCCTCTTTCTATGTCTACCCGGACACCCAGAGCTTCTACTGCTTTGGCTGTCAGGCGGCAGGCGATGCCATCAGCTTTGTCAGAAAGATCAACAGCATCGATTACCCGGAGGCCGTCAAGCTGCTGGCGGCGCGGGCCGGAATGCCCGAACCGCAGGAGGACGACAAGACAGGCCGGATGCGCAGCCGCATTCTTTCCATGAACAAGGAGGCTGCGCGCTTTTTCCATGCCTGTCTGAACTCCACCGTGGAGGAAGCACGGCAGGCGCGGGCCTACTGGCGGCGGCGCGGACTGGACGATAAGACCATTGCACGGTTCGGGCTGGGCTATGCACCCGATGACGGACAGGCCCTGTACCTGTACCTGCGGGATAAGGGCTACAACCAGCAGGAGCTGGATGCCAGCGGCCTGTTCAAGCGCAGCCAGTCCGGCCGTATCTACTGCCTGTTCTGGAAGCGGGTGATGACCCCCATCTTTGACCTGCGGGGCAATATCATCGCGTTCGGCGGGCGGGTGCTGGACGATTCCAAACCAAAGTATGTCAACAGCCCGGAAACGCTGGTGTACCACAAATCGGAAACGGTATTTGCATTGCAGATCGCAAAGCGCAGTGCAGTGCGCCGGTTCGTGCTGTGTGAGGGCTACATGGACGTGATCAGTATGCATCAGGCGGGGATCGATACTGCGGTGTGCGCCTGCGGCACGGCCCTGACACCGGAGCAGGTGCGGCTCATCAGCGAATATGCAGATGAGGTCATTCTAAGCTACGATTCCGACGAGGCCGGCCAGAAGGCGACTCTGCGTTCACTGGAACTGTTCCGCAACAGCCCGGTGAAAGTGGGCGTTTTGCAGATCCCCGGGGCAAAAGACCCGGACGAGTACATCAAAAAGTACGGTGCAGAACGATTCAAGGCGCTGCTGGACGGTGTGGGCAATGCACTGGATTTCCGGCTGGGCCGCCTGCGCAGCCAGTACGATCTTGCACAGGATGCGCAGCGGCTGGAATACGTCAAGGAAGCTTTGAATATGCTGGCAGAGCGCTCCAACCCTACTGAGCAGGAGGTGTATGCGGGCCGTCTGGCAGAGGAGACCAATATCTCCAAAACAGCCATTATGACCCAGCTGGAAACGGCAGTGAAAAAGGCCGGAAACAGGCGCCGCTGGGAGAAACGGCAGCAGGTGCTCAAGTCCGGCGAAATGAACCAGATCAAGCTGCCCTACAGCGCGGGCGGCAGTCAGGCGCTGGGGATCGCAAGTGCACAGCAGCGGCTGCTGGCAGCGATCCTGCGGGAGCCGCAGTATCTGAAGCTGGCAGAGAAGGAGCTGTTGCCGGAGCAGTTCATCCAGCCCCAGCAAAAGGAGCTGTACGAGGCCATGCTTCGCTGCAGCAGGGAAGGCATTGAGCTCAACCTGACCACGCTGCGGGCCTATGTCAGTGAAGAAGCGCTGAATGAGCTGAGCCGTTTTGCGGCACAATACAGCGAAGTGAATTGCACGCCGGACGATATCCGGCTGTATCTGGACCGCATTGCCCGGGGGATGCCCGTGGCAGGCAAGGCGGCGCATATGTCCAATGAGGAACTGAGTGATTACCTCCAGTCGATGCGCGAAAAAAAGCAGGGAAGCGTTCCTGTAGAAGAATGA
- the rpoD gene encoding RNA polymerase sigma factor RpoD gives MQKLSQTEELARELASHARRHTVTPEQISRAMDEKDYDVAQLDELYAALETRGVHLAEEETELPALDETQIGRLEHELSAEGVALDDPVKTYLKEIGQVPLLTAEQETELARAAQAGDEDARRRLSEANLRLVVSVAKRYAGRGLPFLDLIQEGNLGLMKAAEKFEPERGFKFSTYATWWIRQSITRAIADQGRTIRIPVHLVESINRVKKTAGDLLRKNGREPTVEEIAVRLDMEPARVRELLQLAQDPISLETPVGEEEDAHLEDFIQDEEAGVPVDEAGRQLLRRELFSVLKSLTPREERVIALRFGLEDGRARTLEELGKEFNVTRERVRQIEAKALRKLRHPSRAKRLRDYLDE, from the coding sequence ATGCAGAAATTGTCGCAAACGGAGGAATTGGCCCGGGAGCTGGCCTCCCATGCCCGCCGTCACACCGTGACGCCGGAACAGATCAGCCGTGCTATGGACGAGAAGGATTACGATGTGGCACAGCTGGATGAGCTGTATGCTGCATTGGAGACCCGCGGCGTACATCTGGCCGAAGAAGAGACCGAGCTGCCTGCATTGGACGAAACGCAGATCGGCAGGCTGGAGCACGAGCTTTCGGCCGAAGGCGTGGCACTGGATGACCCGGTAAAGACCTATCTGAAGGAGATCGGACAGGTGCCGCTGCTGACGGCAGAACAGGAAACGGAGCTTGCCCGTGCGGCGCAGGCCGGAGACGAGGATGCCCGCCGTCGCCTGAGCGAAGCAAATCTGCGGCTGGTGGTGTCGGTGGCAAAACGCTACGCCGGGCGGGGACTGCCGTTTCTTGATCTGATCCAGGAGGGCAATCTGGGGCTGATGAAGGCTGCAGAAAAATTTGAGCCGGAACGGGGTTTCAAGTTCTCCACCTATGCCACATGGTGGATCCGGCAGTCCATCACACGGGCCATTGCGGATCAGGGGAGAACGATCCGCATCCCGGTGCATCTGGTGGAGAGCATCAACCGGGTCAAAAAGACGGCTGGCGACCTGCTGCGCAAAAATGGCCGGGAGCCTACGGTGGAGGAGATCGCCGTGCGGCTGGATATGGAGCCTGCCCGGGTGCGGGAGCTTTTGCAGTTGGCACAGGACCCCATCAGTCTGGAAACACCAGTGGGTGAAGAAGAGGACGCCCACCTTGAGGATTTTATTCAGGACGAGGAAGCGGGCGTCCCGGTGGATGAAGCCGGGCGGCAGCTGCTGCGCCGGGAGCTGTTCAGCGTGCTCAAGAGCCTGACGCCCCGGGAAGAGCGGGTGATCGCACTGCGGTTCGGGCTGGAGGATGGCCGGGCCCGCACACTGGAAGAATTGGGCAAAGAGTTCAATGTGACGCGGGAGCGGGTGCGGCAGATCGAAGCCAAGGCCCTGCGCAAGCTGCGGCACCCCAGCAGGGCAAAGCGCCTGCGGGATTACTTGGATGAGTGA
- a CDS encoding DNA-directed RNA polymerase subunit beta: MMKVKPVKLGKTERMSFSHIDEVISMPNLIEVQKNSYQWFLDEGLKEVFHDIGTIEDYTGNLALSFVDFRLDKEPKYSIKECKERDVTYAAPLRVTARLLNKETGEVKDQEIFMGDFPLMTDAGTFVINGAERAIVSQLVRSPGVFYGDAKDKVGNDLYSATMNPNRGAWLEYETDASDVFYVRIDKNRKLPVTVLCRALGLSTNEDILNFFGDDERILATLEKDTTKNQEEGLLEVYRKLRPGEPPTVESATSQINMLFFDPRRYDLSRFGRYKMNKKLSLARRITGQVAAENVVAPLTGEILIEAGAKITRELAEKADNAGVNLVELKLDDPMKEESRKIKVITNGCVDAQGFFSFDVKECGINERCSFDEIKKILDTTSDVEEQKEMLRRNHDQLIGRTVTVADILASINYLNGLGHNIGTTDDIDHLGNRRIRSVGELLQNQFRIGFSRMERVIRERMTLQSQDQSVITPQALINIRPVVAAIKEFFGSSPLSQFMDQNNPLAELTHKRRLSALGPGGLSRDRAGFEVRDVHYSHYGRMCPIETPEGPNIGLISYLASYAKINEYGFVEAPYRKVKKTYDENGRLLEQVVTDEVEYMTADVEDEYVVAQANEPLDEGKHFVRPRVSARRRDEILEIDAEKVDYMDVSPRMMVSVATACIPFLENDDCNRALMGSNMQRQAVPLMVTQQPIVATGMEYKAATDSGTAVLAKNDGIVEKMDADHVVVRNNKGELEDYPLIKFARSNAGTCINQRPIVEVGESVKAGQVLADGPAMRNGEISLGKNALIGFMTWEGYNYEDAVLLNEKIVREDVYTSIHIEEYETESRDTKLGPEEITRDIPNVSEDALKDLDERGIIRIGAEVKSGDILVGKVTPKGETELTAEERLLRAIFGEKAREVRDTSLRVPHGAYGIIVDVKVFTPENSDELQPGVREVVRCYIAQKRKISVGDKMAGRHGNKGVVSRILPQEDMPYLPDGTPLDIVLNPLGVPSRMNIGQVLEVNLGYAAKACGIKVMTPVFDSARENDIGDTFDTAREMWHGENAPAYPTKLPKIMGEKGHIIDFSKIELDRDGKTTVYDGRTGEKFDNRVTVGYMYYLKLHHLVDDKIHARSTGPYSLVTQQPLGGKAQFGGQRFGEMEVWALEAYGAAYTLQEILTVKSDDVEGRVKTYEAIVKGEPIPQPGIPESFRVMLKELQSLGMDVVVQDKEGNEIDMRQNFDDEETGFDMRDVAGTENVVQESELLNDYNIKDADAGFDDPSVLEDDNSGSEAPASSDEVDF; the protein is encoded by the coding sequence ATGATGAAAGTCAAGCCCGTAAAGCTCGGCAAAACCGAGCGCATGAGCTTCTCCCACATCGACGAAGTCATCAGTATGCCGAACCTGATCGAGGTCCAGAAGAACTCTTATCAGTGGTTCCTGGACGAGGGCCTGAAAGAGGTCTTCCACGATATCGGCACCATTGAGGACTACACCGGCAATCTGGCACTGAGCTTTGTGGACTTCCGTCTGGATAAGGAGCCGAAGTACAGCATCAAGGAGTGCAAGGAGCGCGACGTGACCTATGCAGCACCCCTGCGCGTCACCGCCCGTCTGCTGAACAAGGAAACCGGTGAAGTGAAGGATCAGGAGATCTTCATGGGCGATTTCCCGCTGATGACCGATGCCGGCACCTTTGTGATCAACGGTGCAGAGCGTGCTATCGTCAGCCAGCTGGTCCGCTCTCCCGGCGTGTTCTACGGTGATGCCAAGGATAAGGTGGGCAACGACCTGTACAGCGCAACCATGAACCCCAACCGTGGTGCATGGCTGGAGTACGAGACCGATGCTTCCGATGTGTTCTATGTCCGTATCGATAAGAACCGCAAGCTGCCGGTCACGGTGCTGTGCCGTGCACTGGGCCTGTCCACCAATGAGGACATCCTGAACTTCTTTGGCGACGATGAGCGCATCCTCGCTACTCTGGAAAAGGATACCACCAAGAATCAGGAAGAGGGCCTGCTGGAAGTCTACCGCAAGCTGCGCCCCGGCGAGCCTCCCACGGTGGAGTCCGCTACCAGCCAGATCAACATGCTGTTCTTCGACCCGCGTCGCTACGACCTGTCTCGTTTCGGCCGTTATAAGATGAACAAGAAGCTGTCTCTGGCCCGCCGCATCACCGGTCAGGTGGCTGCTGAGAATGTGGTTGCTCCGCTCACCGGCGAGATCCTGATCGAGGCCGGTGCCAAGATCACCCGCGAGCTGGCCGAGAAGGCTGACAACGCCGGTGTGAATTTGGTCGAGCTGAAGCTCGACGATCCCATGAAGGAAGAGAGCCGGAAGATCAAGGTCATCACCAATGGCTGTGTGGATGCACAGGGCTTCTTCTCCTTTGACGTGAAGGAGTGCGGCATCAACGAGCGCTGCTCCTTCGACGAGATCAAGAAGATCCTGGACACCACCTCTGATGTGGAAGAGCAGAAGGAGATGCTGCGCCGCAACCACGACCAGCTGATCGGCCGCACCGTTACGGTTGCCGATATTCTGGCTTCCATCAACTACCTGAACGGTCTGGGCCACAACATTGGCACCACTGATGATATCGACCATCTGGGCAACCGCCGCATCCGCAGCGTGGGTGAGCTGCTGCAGAACCAGTTCCGCATCGGCTTCTCCCGCATGGAGCGCGTCATCCGTGAGCGCATGACCCTGCAGAGTCAGGATCAGAGCGTGATCACTCCGCAGGCCCTCATCAACATCCGTCCGGTGGTGGCGGCCATCAAGGAGTTCTTCGGTTCTTCTCCGCTGTCCCAGTTCATGGATCAGAACAACCCGCTGGCTGAGCTGACCCACAAGCGCCGTCTGTCTGCTCTGGGCCCCGGCGGTCTGAGCCGTGACCGCGCAGGTTTCGAGGTCCGCGACGTTCACTACAGCCACTACGGCCGTATGTGCCCCATCGAGACCCCTGAAGGCCCCAACATCGGTCTGATCTCCTATCTGGCATCCTACGCAAAGATCAACGAATATGGCTTCGTGGAAGCTCCGTACCGCAAGGTCAAGAAGACCTACGACGAGAATGGCCGCCTGCTCGAGCAGGTTGTCACCGACGAAGTGGAGTATATGACCGCTGACGTTGAGGACGAGTACGTTGTGGCACAGGCCAACGAGCCGCTGGATGAGGGCAAGCACTTCGTGCGTCCCCGCGTTTCTGCCCGCCGCCGCGATGAGATCCTGGAAATCGACGCAGAGAAGGTCGATTACATGGACGTTTCTCCGCGAATGATGGTCTCTGTTGCTACCGCATGCATCCCCTTCCTGGAGAACGATGACTGTAACCGTGCTCTGATGGGCTCCAACATGCAGCGTCAGGCAGTGCCTCTGATGGTCACCCAGCAGCCCATCGTTGCTACCGGTATGGAATACAAGGCAGCTACCGACTCCGGCACCGCTGTTCTGGCAAAGAATGACGGTATCGTTGAGAAGATGGATGCCGACCACGTTGTTGTGCGCAACAACAAGGGCGAGCTGGAGGACTATCCTCTGATCAAGTTCGCACGCTCCAATGCAGGCACCTGCATCAACCAGCGTCCCATCGTCGAGGTTGGCGAGAGCGTCAAGGCCGGTCAGGTGCTGGCCGACGGCCCTGCAATGCGCAATGGCGAGATCTCTCTGGGCAAGAACGCCCTGATCGGCTTCATGACCTGGGAAGGCTACAACTACGAGGACGCCGTTCTGCTGAACGAGAAGATCGTGCGCGAGGACGTGTACACCTCCATTCATATTGAAGAGTACGAGACCGAGAGCCGCGACACCAAGCTGGGACCTGAGGAGATCACCCGTGATATCCCCAACGTCTCTGAGGATGCGCTGAAGGATCTGGACGAGCGCGGCATCATCCGCATCGGTGCCGAGGTCAAGAGCGGCGACATTCTGGTCGGTAAGGTCACCCCGAAGGGCGAGACCGAGCTGACCGCTGAGGAGCGCCTGCTGCGCGCCATCTTCGGCGAGAAGGCCCGCGAAGTGCGCGATACCTCTCTGCGTGTGCCCCACGGCGCATACGGCATCATCGTGGACGTCAAGGTGTTCACCCCGGAGAACAGCGACGAGCTGCAGCCCGGCGTGCGCGAGGTCGTTCGCTGCTATATCGCCCAGAAGCGCAAGATCAGCGTCGGCGATAAGATGGCAGGCCGTCACGGCAACAAGGGTGTCGTTTCCCGCATTCTGCCGCAGGAGGACATGCCCTACCTGCCCGACGGCACCCCGCTGGACATCGTGCTGAACCCCCTGGGCGTTCCTTCCCGTATGAACATCGGTCAGGTGCTGGAAGTCAACCTGGGCTACGCTGCCAAGGCATGCGGCATCAAGGTCATGACTCCCGTCTTCGATTCCGCCCGTGAGAACGACATCGGCGATACCTTTGATACCGCCCGCGAGATGTGGCACGGTGAGAATGCTCCTGCATATCCCACCAAGCTCCCCAAGATCATGGGTGAGAAGGGCCACATCATCGACTTCTCCAAGATTGAGCTGGACCGCGATGGCAAGACCACCGTTTACGACGGCCGCACCGGTGAGAAGTTCGATAACCGCGTTACCGTCGGTTATATGTACTACCTGAAGCTGCATCACCTGGTCGATGATAAGATCCATGCACGTTCCACCGGCCCCTACTCTCTGGTCACTCAGCAGCCTCTGGGCGGCAAGGCCCAGTTTGGCGGCCAGCGCTTCGGCGAGATGGAAGTCTGGGCACTGGAAGCTTACGGCGCTGCATACACCCTGCAGGAGATCCTGACCGTCAAGTCCGACGACGTGGAGGGCCGTGTCAAGACCTACGAGGCGATTGTCAAGGGCGAGCCCATCCCGCAGCCCGGCATC